The DNA segment ATTTGGAAGAACTCAAGAGCGGGGTCGTGGCTTTGGCGACGAAGGTGGAAGGGAAGGCGTTGATCGTCGTGAAAGTTTCAAAAGACCTCTCGGGACAGTACCCGGCGGGGAAATTAATTCAGTCGGCGGCGGCGCTTTTGGGCGGGACCGGAGGCGGAAGGCCTGAAATGGCGCAAGCCGGCGGGCCTCGGGTGGAGGGAATTCCAGAGGCGCTTATAAAAATTCAGGACGCTATTTAAGCAGCTCCATGGCTTTGCCGGCAAATTCGCCCGATTTCGGGTCGTCGGCCACGTCGCGCAGAATCTTTCGAGCTTGATCCTTGTCCTTTAATTTGTAATACGCGTAACCCAGTTTGTAGCGGATCTCGGCGTTCAATTCAGGGAATTCCGTTTTTGTCTGGAGGTCGCGCAGCCGGACCAACGCCGCTTCGTACTGTTTGTGCCTGAGATAGAAGTTCGCGACGTAAAGGTCGCGTTCGACCAAAGCACGGCGGCATTTCGCCAAAAGCGGCTCGGCTTCTTTCGCCTCTGGTGCGGCGGGCCACTTCGCAATTAATTCTTGGAATAGCTCGATCGCCCGCTCGGTATGCACCTGGTCCCGATCGACGGTTTTGGGGGCCTGTTTGTAATGACACAGGCCAATTCGGAAAACGACATGGGTGATCTTGGAGTGCGTCGGGTGAAGCGAACGAAAGGATTGGTATTCGACTTCCGCCTCGGCGTAGTCCGCTTTTTCAAACCGGGCATCGGCGATCTTCATTTCACTATGGATCGCGTACGGGCTCTGTGGAAAACGGTTCCGCAGGCTTTCAAAAAACGGGATCGCTTCCTCATATTCCTTTTCGTTGAACAACTTCAAGGCATGTTCGTAGAGCGGTTTGTCTTCCTTAAACTGTTCCGGCCTGGGGACGCTGCAACCCACGGCGATTAGACCGAAGGCAACGGCTAGATAGTTCCGGCGCATGGTGGGATAGGTTTTAAACCGTTACGTCGCGAATCGCAATCAGCTATGCTGGAGCGCTGCAAGAGTGGACCGCGTGGCAGCTCCAGAAAAAAGACTTCTCCCGCCCGAGATCGGCGCTATTTTGGAATTTACGGACGGGAGCGAGAAGGGGAGGCAAATTCCACTGCTTCACTTTCGCACCGTTCTCGGACGAAAATTCGGCGATGTGTTGATCCGCGATCTTAAAGTCTCGTCGACGCACGCCGCACTGGAATACAGGGGCGGCGCGTTTCATGTGATCGACCTGGGCAGCTCGAACGGAACGTATATCAACGGAGGGCGTGTCCGGGACCAACTCTTGGAACCGGGGACGGAAGTCCGGATTGGAATGTCGGCGTTTCACGTCCGCCTTGACGTGGCGCAGGCGGTGAAACTGGCCGCGGGCCGGCCGCGCGAGATGTCGGCCTCCGAGGGCGGCCTTTCCCAGCTTCTCGACCGGGAATTCTTTCACCCCGAACTCCTCGGTGGCAAGCTTGCGCATGCCGAGGTTCCGGAGCCTCTTAACGTGGTGTATCTGAAAGTTCTGACGGGTCCCGACCGGGGGAAAGAGTACTCCATGGACAAAGCTACGATTTTGCTGGGCCGAAGGGAAGCGGATGTGGCGATTGCGGATCAGGATGTCTCCCGGAAGCATGCCCTGATGGAACGTCAGGAAGGTGGGCAATATCTCCTTCGCGATCTCGCTTCCACCAACGGCACATTCGTGAACGACCGGCGGATCACCAATTCGGTTTTGTCGGAAGGCGATCGCATTCGAGTCGGCGGCACGACGCTCTCTTTTCACCTGAGGGCGTCGAAATGAGGATACTAGAGTGAAATATTCGATCGCATTGACCGTGACGGAAGGGGAGGATCAAGGGAAATCCTTCCGTCTTACGAAGCCTCGCACGGTGATCGGAAGGCAGGGGGCGGATTTCTGTTTGGAGGATAAGAAGATCTCTTCCATGCACGCCGCAATCGAAATCAGCGATCAGGACGTGGCGATCGTCGATCTCGATTCGAGAAACGGTGTCTTAGTGAACGGCGAAAAGACTCGGAAAACGATTCTTTCCAATATGGACGAAATTCAGCTCGGATTGACCAAATTAAAGATATTGATCGTCGCGGACCTGCAAAACCTGCGTACGTCGGGCAAGGAAGACGCGGAGGTCACGTCGGCCGGCAAGGACATCGGCGCAATGATCGACGATGAGCTGAAGGGGGTATCCAAGTGGGATCTGGCCGAACCGACCGAATCCACACCGGAGGGTCAATCTTTCAAAGCTGTGGCTTACGGCATCGAAATCGTGGAGGGTCCCGATGCCGGCAAGAAGTTCAGCCTTGAGAAGTCGTCGACGAGTCTCGGTCGGGGCAAGGCCGATATTGTGTTTAGCGATTCCGATATTTCGCGATTGCATGCGCTGCTGGAGGTCAATCGCGTAGGCCAGGTGACCATCCGCGACATGGGTTCGACCAACGGGACGTATGTAAATGCCAAGAGAGTCGCCGAGGCTAAGCTGAGTTCCGGCGACACGTTTCAAATGGGCGGTACCCTCTGCCGCCTTGTCCGACTTACCTAATCATTTTCAGAAGTTGGATGCGCCCGACTTTAGCGGCTATACTGAGATATTAGGCAAAATTTCCGCGGGCTTCGACGCAATAATGGCTAAGACGAAACAGAAAGCGGCGGTGGAGATGGTCGTCGGCGAAGTCGTTCTGCGCTTCTTGGAAGGGGAGAACGAAGGCGTGGAAATTCGCGTCTCTCCCCCACGCCAACTCACGGTAGGTCGCAGCGAAGAGTGCGATATCTTCCTGGGAGAAAAGAAGATTTCCCGAAAGCATTGCCAGCTGACCGTCTCTTCGGACGGAGTCCTGATTCGAGATCTTCAGAGCACGAACGGGACGCTCTTGAACGGCAAAAAAATATCGGAAGCGGCTGTTGAGAGCGACGACAAAATCAAGGTCGGGACGAGCGTCTTTCAGGTGACGATTCACGCCGACAAGCAGGTCGTTCACGAAGGGGCTTCACCCCGGCGGGATGCCCTCGGTCTCGGGCACGAACCGAGACCGCGAGGATCCGAACCGGAGGCCTTTTCGCTCGAGAACGAATCTTCCGGCGTCATGGAAGAGCCGAAGGAGTCGTTTTCTCTCGAGATGGAACGTCCGGTGGAAGCTTCCGAGCCTCCGCCTCCGGTCGAGGAGAAAAAGCCCAAACCTCTCTCGGGAAACCTTTCCGCCATGGGGCTGGCGGATCTGCTGCAAAACCTTTCACAGAACAGGAAGAGCGGCATTTTAAGGCTGACGTCCAATCGAGTGGGAAAACTTTGGATCAGCGAAGGGCGAATAGTGGCGGCGGAAGTCGGCAGCGTGAAAGGGACCAAGGCGATTTACCGGATGCTCGGGTGGAATGAAGGCGAGTTTGAATTATTGCCGATGCCGGAGGATTTCAAAATCGATCGGCTGGAACAGCCGGTAACGGAATCGACCGAAAGTCTTCTCATGGAAGGATTCCGCCAGTTCGATGAACTTGAGAAGCTTCGAAAGGGGCTTCCGCCCCCGCACTCGAAATTAACGCTCCGGTCGAAATTCGCGGCGCCCCTCTCGAAACTTCACCCGCGCGTCCTCGATGTGCTTCAGGTGGTGTTGAATGAGGGGACTCTCCAGGCGGTTCTGGATGCCAGTCCGTTCAACGATCTTGAAACGTCTAAAATCGTTTTTTATCTGCTGAAAAAAGAGTACATCGCCAGCGATACGTGACGGGGCCTGTAGACACTGTCTGGGAACTTCTTTACACTATATATTAAGTGGCTAAGTTTCACTTCGTTGAATGGCTTTTGGTTTGGCTTCTTGAAACCCCAACCTTCGAATTTGAATGGGACGCCGGAAACCGATCGAAGAATCAGACGAAGCACGGGGTGGCTATCCATGAAGTTGAAGAGGTGTTTCATTCGGGAACGGCATTGCCTGTCGGTATTCAGATTGATCCTCCCGTACCCGAGGAGCGCCTAGCTCTTGTCGGATCAACGTTTTCGGGGCGGGTTCTTTTTGTCGCATTTGTTTTGCGAAACGGAAAAATTCGACCGATTAGCACTCGGCCGGCACACAGAAAGGAGAGAAAACTCTATGAGTCGCTATTACGCAAGATCGCAAAAAATGTATGAAGGCTCGATTACCTTCGACGATAGGCTCCTTCTTGAGGCCATGAAAAGAATCTCGAAAGGGCGTAGAAAGCCGACGAGTGTGGCTTTGGAAGAGCCGGTCATTCAGAAACTCAAGCGTATCGCCGAACGAAAGGGAATTTCCTATCAGGTGCTCATGCGAATGTTTATCTTGGATGGCCTCCGACGACTCGAGGCCATGGCTTAACGGGAAAAAATACTATTCAATATCGTTTTCGGTGACGATGTCGGGGCGGTCGATGACCTTGATAAAGAGCGAACATTTCTTATTCGCATTTTGATCGCCCGTGGCCGTCGCGTAAAACCAATTCACGGAAGCGCCTGAGGGTATGGTGAGGCTGGACGCCGACATGCCGAAGCTGGAATTGGTGCACCAGCCAGCTCCGGGGTTATGGGTAAAGGTGTACGACTGCAGGAAGGGCCCGCTGCTGGATGTGAAAGACGATCCGCTTGTGAACTGGCCCGCGATGATTTGGTACTGGAAGTAAACCATCTGGCGGTCGGGAATGATACGGCCGAGCTGTGCCCAGTTGGAAATACCGCTGCTGAACGCCAGGCGTCCGCCGGGATTGGCTGAAGTGGGTACCGACGCCGGGTTTGCGGATGCGGTGACGTAGCTGTCGTTCTCGGAGAAGAACGTCTCTTCGAACATCGCAATGGCGCCGAGATTACTGACCGCTTCGGAGGTCCGGGATTTCTTCACATATTTGCTGTAGGCGGGGATGGCGATCGCCGCCAATATCGACACGATGACGACGACGATCATCAGTTCCACCAACGTAAAACCGCGATAGCTGCTGGGTCGTTTTATCATGGGATTGAAGAAAGTCAGTCTAGCATACAAGGTTAACCCTTGGAACTTGTACTGAAAATAAAGGGGAATTTGACGGGGGCGGGTCCCCCTTCCGGCTTCGGAAAATCCCAGAGAGCGATCTTGCTCGTGATGCATTGCTCGACCCATTTGTCCGACAGCGTCGATTGGTCGATGGCGACTCCGGTTGCACGGCCCTCGATCGTGATGACGAGGCGTACGACGATTTTTCCCGCGAGAGTCTGATTGCGGCCGAGCGCGCGCTCGTAACAATCGCGCAATTGGCCCGCTCGTTGCGCCACGATCCGTTCGAGGCTGTCGCGATCGAGAGAGCCGGCTCCTCCCTCCGCAGGTTCCACCGAAAGCCTCGAGACCGAGACATTGGCGGTTTTTTTCTCCAAATTCGCTTCCGGCAGGTTCACCGGGCGCTCGGTTTTAATTTCAACCGCCTTGGGCACGGCTCCGAGTTGGGAACCGCCCGCGGTTCCCGACTGGAGACGGAGAGCAATCGCAGAGTCCAGACTTTTTCCCCCCAGGACGCCTTCGAAATTTCCGGAGAGGGAAGTGGTGGAAAAAAGTCTGGAGAACGGCGAGGACTTTTGGTTCGCTCGCCGGCTTACAACGGCCGCCAGAAGGCCCGCAGGAGGAGGCTGAGCAGCGCGGGAAGGGGCTTCTTTCTGTTCCGATATCTCCGGATTTGCGGCAGCCTGGTCCCGCCGGGCCAGTTCCTTGCGCACGTAATCCTCTTTCGGAACGAGAAAACGGGCGAACTGCCGGTGAACTTCCTCCGCCGTCGGCTCGGAAGCAGAGGGGAGGCTCCGAAGCACCTTCACGACATAAAAATGGGTGAGCATCGAAACGAGGAACATGATCAAAAGCAACGGAGAGATGCCCCCCACGATTCGCAGCGGAAGGGGGTGAAGCGGGTACTCCGGTTCTTCGGGGGTGCGCGTGATCCAGAATCGGATCGTCGTCGAGCCGAGAACGACGGTGCCGGAGGTCTGTTGCCTCAAAACCACGTACTCGCCGGAATTGTCCCAACGAAGCAGGCCGGCGTTCCGCAAGACGTGGATCGGAATTTTACGCTCTTCCAAGAGAAGCTCTCCGCGCAGGTCCGGCGTGATGCGAAGGAGGATCTCGTTCTTCCTTCGCTGAAAGAGGGCCCGAGTCGGTCCGGCCTTCGGATCAAAGAGCCAAATCGAAGCCGTCGGCGCGAAACCGGCGGTGACCTCTACGGGGTCGTCGAAGGTCCACTCGCTCCAAAGCGCGTTTTGGGGTTCGATGCGGGTGTGAAGGCGGACGTGATCTGGCATCAGAACAGATTCTCCACGATCGGCTCCTGGATTCTCGAGGAGAAGCCGGTTTCTTTTTCTCGATAGTCGATCTCCAAACGGGTTCGGTCGAGAATGTAAATGACGCTCGGTTCGTAAATTTTGGCTCGGATTTCCAGCGCCTTGAGTTCGATCGGGGCTCCGGCATTGAGTTCTTGCGTAATCGACTCGAAGGTTTCGCGCCGTTCGGCGGCGGTCGTTGGTTCGTCCGCCAGGGCGGCGGAGCAGCAGAAAACTAGTGTCCCGAGTCCGAGGTAGCTTGATAACAAAGGCCGTCGATGCGTCCGGATGGCAAGGCGCGCCGACGCTGGCGTACCGGCCGTACGCCGAGGAGGAGCAACGCAGCCAGCCGGGATGCAGCGACGGCCGACTATCAAGATATATCGGACTCGGGACACTAACGCCCATCCGATCGCCGTGGCTCGCATCATGGAACGCTCCCAGTCGAGGTCGCACAATTTTCCAATCTCTTCAAGAACACCGGATGGCGAAGGCCGGTCATTTCGTTTGCGCGTTTCCATTCCATGCAGGCTTCTTCCGTTTTTCCGACATCGTATGACAGTTTCGCCCAATTGCTCGCAAGAATCGGATGTCCGCTCTGAGCGGCAGTCTCCAATAGCTTGGACCGCGTCAGTAGATCACGCCGAGCGTCCAGCAAAATGGCCAGTTCCCCCGAAGCCAGGTTATTCCCCGGATCCAGCCGAAGCGTTCGTTCCAGAGCGAATCTCGCCATTCGCGTGTCGCCGCTAGCGTGAAAGGCGGCAGCCAAGGCGCGGTGGACGGCGGACGATTTTGGAAAGAGCCGAATCAGGGTTTGGGCGGTCGAGAGAGCCTTCTCCTTTTCTCCGCGCAGGAGCCGGGACAGAACGAGCTGCCGGGTCGATTCACCGAGCGAAACATCCCCGCGGTCGAGGCCCGCCTTCATGAGCATCGGTTCCAGAATGTCGACCACCTCTCCGTAGTCTCCTTGCGCGAAGGCCGCGGCGGCTTTGAGTCTGAGCGATGTTTGGGCGCCGAGGCGATCCCCGATCAGCGACAGCGAACGTTTCGCACCGCTGAAATCTCCCTCGAACAATTGGACAAAGAAGAGATTGTGAAGCGCCGCGGCCGAATTGGGGCGTTCGAGGAGGATCCGGCTGGACGCCTCGCGGTTCTTCGTCCTTTCGTCTTGCAGCCAGAGAGGCGGAACGATGTTTGAAGTGGCCGCTGGAGGGGACGCAAGGACAATCACGCTTTTCCAAAGGCTGATCGGAGATGTGCCACTTTCTGACAATAGCGGAACTGGGTCGGGCCATCGGTCGTCGGCCCAAGCGCTCTCACTCTTCGTAGGAGCCGCTCCGTTCGTCTGCTTGAAAAGCTCGCCAAGATACGTCTCCGGCAATCGGGCGCTCTGAAGCAGCGCCAGCGTTTTCGAGAACGCGTCTTTTGCTTTCTCCTGCAACGGCGCCGAGAGTTTGTTCACCGTTTCCTTCAGTTCCTGAATGTCGGCAGGCGAAGACTTCGGAGGTGGAGCCAGTTCTTGAAGCTCTCCCACGAATTCGAGATAAGCATGGCCGAGATCAAACAGAGCCGAAGCGCTCGCGCGAAGCGAACGAAGTTCCAGGAGCTGAAGAACATTTTTTTCCAGGTTGGCAAGATCGGTGGCCTTTTGCTGGAACGTATTGACCAGCGCTTTGGCGCTGGTGGACTTGATCTTGTTCGAGCGAAGGCTGGCCCGTTTCCAGGAGATCTTTGCGGCCCGGACGGAAGCCAAAGCGACCTGACCTTCATTGGCATCGGCTTTGGGTAACAGGCGGAGAAATTGATCGGCCAGGCGCTCCATCGATTGCGCCTCCTTTAAATTCCCCGTATCCCAATAAGCCTGTGCCAGCTCCACCGCGGCTCGAAGGCGAGGCAACGACGGCGCCGTGGGCCGTAGCGCGAGGCTCGTGCGAATCGAACGGGCCCGGTCAGCCTGACCTGCGTCTTCGGAAAGCTCCGCCGCGTGAAACTCGATTTCAGCCCTCTGTTTTTCGTCGAGCTGTTTGGCGAGAGAAATGAGTTCTTCGAATTCATGATCTTGTCTGGCGCGAGCGAGAAAGAGTTGAGACAGGTTCAGGATCGCGTTTTCGCGATCTTTCGGCGAAAGAGTCCTGGCCAATACGGCACGATAGGCCGGGATGGCCCGGTCGATATCGAATACGGCGTCATAGAGCAAGGCCTGTTGAAGAGGGGCCCGTTTCCCCTCGTCCGTGGAAGGATATTGGTCGTACAGCAGCGTGAGAGCCTGTTGTGCCGTGTCGTAGTTCATGGAGCGCATGGAAATGGCGTATGCGTTAAAAAGAGCCGCCGGTGCCAGCGAGGAAGTGGGAAGTTCCTTCTGGAAAGCAAGATACTGTTCCACCGCCTCGGAAGGTTGGCCCTTCTTACCGCGGCTCTCGGCGGCCTTAAACAACGACGTCTCCCGCTGCTTCATGAGTTCGCTTCGGATTTCTTCGGGGAGGTTTGTCTTTTCTTGCAGGGTTTTGGCTGCGACGGCTGCCGCGTCATCCCATTGTTCTTGGGCCAAGAACGTATCGACGGCGGCGACGAATGCTTGCTGGCTCCAACGGCTGTGCGGATAACGTTCGGCCAATAGGAGGAATGTGCGACTCGCTTCTTGGGTACGGCCGATTTTGGCCTGAACGGTGGCCGAACGATAGAGCGTTTGGGGCACCCGCGAATCCTTGGGAGCCCGGTGAGTGAAGTTGTCGATCGATTGAAGAAGGGCTTCGGCCTGCGGCGGAACGGATCCCGGTTCCTTGGCCAACACCGCGTCCAATCCGCCGCGGCCCGTGAGGTTTTTTTCCCGAGAAACGACCATCGCGTAGAGAGAATCGGAAAAATGTTTCGAATAGCGGTCGTTTCGAACCACGGCGTCATACCGTTCGATGGCGGAGGAGTAATCCCCCTTGGCGAAAGCGATTTCCCCGAGACGATAGGTGGCTAGGTACGCCTGTTCGGACTGGGGATATCGGTCGATTAGACGTTCATAGAGAGCGACCGCCTTTTTCCGGTCACCGTCGTCGTTCGAACGGGAATAAGAAGCGTCGTATTGCGTCCCCAGGCTGTATGTCGCTCTTTGAACCAGTGAATCGGCGGCCGCGAGGGCGTCCCGATCCTCCATGTTCTTGTTTCGCCAGGATCCGCCGCTTTCCAGCAACCGAAGGACCCGCTCCATTTCCACCGTTACGCTGCGGTTATCGTTGAGTTTTTCAAAGATCCGAATTCTCCCCGACAGAACATCGGGCGCATATGAGGAATCGGGATAGTGCTCGATGGCGAGATCGTAGGTTCGAAGCGCTTCGTCTTCCTTCGATCGTTCCTCGGCGATGGCCGCCATCTGTTTCAGAATCGCCAGGCCGTAAGGTTTCCAGCCGGTCTTCGCAAAAATCCTCGTCGCTGTCGAACTGCCGCCCGATCGGAATAGACTGAACGCCACATATTCCGTGGCTTCGTCTTCCAGTTCGACGAAGCGCTTCTTTTGATCGTCGGAAAGTTCGGAGGCGTAATCGAGCAAAATCAAAAAGTGGGCGATCGCCGAGTCATAGCGGCCCAAAAGGTAGTTCGCCCAGGCCAGCTTGTACAACGCCTTGTCATAAAAAAAATTGAACCCGTATGTGAGGACGGCGTTGTAATGAGGAATGGCCTTCGTAAACGCTTTCTCGGCGAAATAGTTTTCACCGATCCGAAGGTGTACTTCGGGAAGCAGCGGACTCTTCGGATACTCCGCCACAAGCTGTTCGAACGTGCCGACCGACCGTCTTTTCTCTCCAGAATCGAGGAGGACGTGACCGAGCAAATAAAGAGCCGCGTCGCGATGCTCGAACTTGGGGAATTCCTTCCGGATCCGTTCCAGCGGCGAGATCGCCGATGTGTATTCTCTCGGCGCGCGCTCATTGGGATGGGATCGTTCAAAACTCCGCGCCACCGCCTCCGCGCGCTCGTAATGAAGTTGAGCCAAGCGATAGAGCGCATACGGCGCCCGTTCAGGATCCGGCTCGCTTCGCATGACATCGCGATAGGCGAGAATCACCCGCTCCCGGTCGCGTTCCTTGAGGTCCGAAAGACGGTTTTCCTGAGCCTCGACATAGCTCCGATACCTCTCTTTGTCGTTTGCGATCCGTTTGCTGATTCCCCTGTCCGCGTCTTGAATAAATTGCCGGGCAGCGGCGAGAAAATGACTTGAATCCTCCACCCGCTGTCTTAGGTCGTCCGGCAGCGAATCGCGAATCGGAGGGGAAGCGGAATGTGCCGAGGGTGCGGACGTCTCCTCGAGTTCAACGTACCGCTCCTCCTGCTTCGCGAGATCCCGCTCGAATTCCGCTTGATTCGAACGAAGCGCCGTCTCCGCGGACCTCAGCGAACGAAAGCGTGTCTCGGCAACGCTCCAGCGGTAATCGGTGATCGTCCGGGCCAATTCCCGGCGATTTTCGTCCAAAACAGATTTGAGATCTTTCTTCGCGCCCGCGAGGAGAATCTGAATCGTTCGGTCGATCTGGGCCGACGTTTCGACCTCGATCCTGGTTTGTTGCGGGAGATCTTTCGAGAGCTCCGGCATCCGTTCGTTTTCTTTTCGTTCCACGTCCGAGCGGACGCGATCCAGGCGCGCAAAAAGGGCAGACGAAGCAGGGGCGTTCGTTCGCAATGCCGTGAGGCGCAGGGCGTCCTTTCGAACTTCGGATTTTCGTGCACGTAACAGCAAAGCCTCAAGCGCCCATTGACTCTTCTTCAGTTGCATCTTCTGGGCGATGAATCGCGCGATCGATTCGCGCGCCTTCTGTTTGATGGCCAAAGCCTCTTTTTCCCGGTCTCCGCCCAGCGTCTTCCATTGAATCCAAATGTGCCGGTCGATCTCGACCAACTTCGCGATGGATTCGTCGACCGTTTGCAGGAGTTCGCGGACTTCGCGAGTTACGTCCTCCAACGGCAGTTTCAATGAAGACGAATTTTCGGGGCTGGAGAGGAGTTGGTGCTCGATGTGGTTGGCCCATTCCCAAAGTGCGAGGCTCTCGATCGTCGTTCCCCCCGGCTGCCTCAGGGCGACGGCCGCCGCATCCTGAGCTCCCTGGTCCTCCCGCAGTTCGGTTCGTTCCGTGATCAGTCCGTCCAGTTGCGCCAGATAACTGCGCGTGGCCCCGTTTCGCTCGATCAGCGTCCGGGCGATCGGCGGAAGGATCGCCCGAGCTTTGAATTGCGTGAGGCGGGGATCGAACTCCGCCAGCAGTTCTTCCTCATGGCCCGCATAGGCCCGATGCGCCGATTCGCTCGCCTCAAGTTCAAATACAAAACGTGACGCGAGAAGCTCCAGCGTTTGAATTCCCTCGGAATCGTGTCGAGAGGGATCCGCGGCCAGACGGCCGAGCAGGTAACCCGCATCCGGAAGACGTCGGCTCTGTGGATAGAGCGTAAAGAGTAGATCGAGTTCGGTGGCGGCCAGGTCCGCGCGGCCGAGTTTCAGATGCGCCCAAGCGAGCTCATCAAGACTCGCTTCATACAGCTCCGGGGTTTTTTTCACGCCCAGGTAGAGATCGCGGGCATGCTCGTACTGGCCGTTGTCAAACGCCATTCGGGCGAGCGCGGTTGTCGCGAGTGTTCCTGCGTCCGAATCGCCGCCCAAACCGGCCGCGAGCATGAACGCCTCGATGGCTTTCGGCTTTGAATCCGCTCTGTTCTCTTTCAGCGCTAACACCCCGCGCAGGTATTGTCCCTTGGCCCGCCAAGGCGCCGTTCCCGGCGACGGGGGAATTTGATCCACCCAGCCGTTTGCTTCATCCATTCGTCCGAGAAGAAAGGCGTGTCTCGCCAGGCGAAAAGCCGCTTCGGCTTTCTCGGCACCGGAAATCTCCGGTGGAATCTTCGTGTCAGATCGATACGCATTGGAAATCCGTTCGTACGCGGAGAGCGTGATCCACGGCTTTCGAAGCGCGGGAAGCTCCTCGTGAATCACCGTGCGTGCCACGGCAATCCGAGTCGGGGATTCTTTGAAACGTTCGGCGGCGCGTTCGAGCGCGCCCAAGCTCTGCTCAGGCGACAGGGGGGCGGCGCCGACCGAGGAGGAC comes from the Bdellovibrionota bacterium genome and includes:
- a CDS encoding DUF4388 domain-containing protein, with translation MAKTKQKAAVEMVVGEVVLRFLEGENEGVEIRVSPPRQLTVGRSEECDIFLGEKKISRKHCQLTVSSDGVLIRDLQSTNGTLLNGKKISEAAVESDDKIKVGTSVFQVTIHADKQVVHEGASPRRDALGLGHEPRPRGSEPEAFSLENESSGVMEEPKESFSLEMERPVEASEPPPPVEEKKPKPLSGNLSAMGLADLLQNLSQNRKSGILRLTSNRVGKLWISEGRIVAAEVGSVKGTKAIYRMLGWNEGEFELLPMPEDFKIDRLEQPVTESTESLLMEGFRQFDELEKLRKGLPPPHSKLTLRSKFAAPLSKLHPRVLDVLQVVLNEGTLQAVLDASPFNDLETSKIVFYLLKKEYIASDT
- a CDS encoding AgmX/PglI C-terminal domain-containing protein, with product MPDHVRLHTRIEPQNALWSEWTFDDPVEVTAGFAPTASIWLFDPKAGPTRALFQRRKNEILLRITPDLRGELLLEERKIPIHVLRNAGLLRWDNSGEYVVLRQQTSGTVVLGSTTIRFWITRTPEEPEYPLHPLPLRIVGGISPLLLIMFLVSMLTHFYVVKVLRSLPSASEPTAEEVHRQFARFLVPKEDYVRKELARRDQAAANPEISEQKEAPSRAAQPPPAGLLAAVVSRRANQKSSPFSRLFSTTSLSGNFEGVLGGKSLDSAIALRLQSGTAGGSQLGAVPKAVEIKTERPVNLPEANLEKKTANVSVSRLSVEPAEGGAGSLDRDSLERIVAQRAGQLRDCYERALGRNQTLAGKIVVRLVITIEGRATGVAIDQSTLSDKWVEQCITSKIALWDFPKPEGGPAPVKFPFIFSTSSKG
- a CDS encoding BrnT family toxin, with product MAKFHFVEWLLVWLLETPTFEFEWDAGNRSKNQTKHGVAIHEVEEVFHSGTALPVGIQIDPPVPEERLALVGSTFSGRVLFVAFVLRNGKIRPISTRPAHRKERKLYESLLRKIAKNV
- a CDS encoding FHA domain-containing protein — encoded protein: MAAPEKRLLPPEIGAILEFTDGSEKGRQIPLLHFRTVLGRKFGDVLIRDLKVSSTHAALEYRGGAFHVIDLGSSNGTYINGGRVRDQLLEPGTEVRIGMSAFHVRLDVAQAVKLAAGRPREMSASEGGLSQLLDREFFHPELLGGKLAHAEVPEPLNVVYLKVLTGPDRGKEYSMDKATILLGRREADVAIADQDVSRKHALMERQEGGQYLLRDLASTNGTFVNDRRITNSVLSEGDRIRVGGTTLSFHLRASK
- a CDS encoding type IV pilin protein — protein: MELMIVVVIVSILAAIAIPAYSKYVKKSRTSEAVSNLGAIAMFEETFFSENDSYVTASANPASVPTSANPGGRLAFSSGISNWAQLGRIIPDRQMVYFQYQIIAGQFTSGSSFTSSSGPFLQSYTFTHNPGAGWCTNSSFGMSASSLTIPSGASVNWFYATATGDQNANKKCSLFIKVIDRPDIVTENDIE
- a CDS encoding FHA domain-containing protein, which encodes MKYSIALTVTEGEDQGKSFRLTKPRTVIGRQGADFCLEDKKISSMHAAIEISDQDVAIVDLDSRNGVLVNGEKTRKTILSNMDEIQLGLTKLKILIVADLQNLRTSGKEDAEVTSAGKDIGAMIDDELKGVSKWDLAEPTESTPEGQSFKAVAYGIEIVEGPDAGKKFSLEKSSTSLGRGKADIVFSDSDISRLHALLEVNRVGQVTIRDMGSTNGTYVNAKRVAEAKLSSGDTFQMGGTLCRLVRLT
- the bamD gene encoding outer membrane protein assembly factor BamD; amino-acid sequence: MRRNYLAVAFGLIAVGCSVPRPEQFKEDKPLYEHALKLFNEKEYEEAIPFFESLRNRFPQSPYAIHSEMKIADARFEKADYAEAEVEYQSFRSLHPTHSKITHVVFRIGLCHYKQAPKTVDRDQVHTERAIELFQELIAKWPAAPEAKEAEPLLAKCRRALVERDLYVANFYLRHKQYEAALVRLRDLQTKTEFPELNAEIRYKLGYAYYKLKDKDQARKILRDVADDPKSGEFAGKAMELLK